A window from Musa acuminata AAA Group cultivar baxijiao chromosome BXJ3-10, Cavendish_Baxijiao_AAA, whole genome shotgun sequence encodes these proteins:
- the LOC135650602 gene encoding uncharacterized protein LOC135650602, with the protein MVDTGSFADVLYLDAFMKLGLTKDNLTPMALALNRFTGDSISPLGTTILPVTIEEEPRAKMIMTTFMVVDLPSAYNVILSRPTLNKLKAMSCSRQISDPHEGAVTPMRLEPPEQLTKLQLIDFLRENADVFPWSPKEMLGIDLGVTQHQLNIDPEAKLVKQRLRKIDQLVDATAGYELLTFMDAFSGYNQIRMAPQDQENTAFITSRGVYCYKVMPFGLKNAGATYQRMVDKLFKHQLGRNIEVYVDDMIMKSKTASTHLADLV; encoded by the exons ATGGTCGACACCGGGAGCTTTGCCGATGTGTTATACCTCGATGCCTTCATGAAGCTCGGCTTGACCAAGGATAACCTCACCCCCATGGCGTTAGCACTCAATAGGTTCACGGGGGATTCTATCTCCCCGCTCGGGACCACCATCCTCCCTGTCACCATTGAGGAAGAGCCAAGAGCAAAGATGATaatgactaccttcatggtagttGATCTACCCTCGGCCTACAATGTCATCCTCAGCCGACCAACGCTCAACAAGTTAAAAGCAATG TCATGCTCCCGTCAAATCTCGGATCCCCATGAAGGAGCCGTGACACCGATGCGGTTGGAGCCCCCCGAGCAACTTACCAAG CTCCAGCTCATCGATTTCCTGAGGGAAAATGCTGATGTGTTTCCATGGTCCCCCAAGGAGATGCTTGGGATTGATCTGGGGGTGACCCAGCACCAGCTTAACATCGACCCCGAGGCTAAGCTGGTGAAGCAAAGGCTAAGAAA GATAGACCAATTGGTTGATGCCACCGCAGGCTATGAACTCCTTACATTTATGGATGcattctcgggctacaaccaaattCGGATGGCACCTCAAGACCAAGAGAACACCGCCTTCATCACTAGTAGAGGAGTGTATTGCTACAAAGTAATGCCTTTCGGCCTAAAGAATGCTGGGGCGACTTACCAAAGAATGGTCGACAAGTTGTTCAAGCACCAGCTTGGGAGGAACATAGAAGtatatgtggacgacatgatcaTGAAGAGTAAGACTGCAAGCACGCACCTAGCCGACCTGGTGTAG